Proteins encoded in a region of the Nitrospirota bacterium genome:
- a CDS encoding TolC family protein, whose protein sequence is MHSRHYLPVVLLLGSIGLCPFPTSAEEPMKSKSLPPIPLSVDEIHAWIDRSHPLLRGAGTEKTMARGKMLKALGAFEPTLINDTELERFISSSNPGKGTQTVGFNDTLIEARHPWGFRYSAGVREAIGNAKIPDLSFGGGNNQVLLGGFIPLLRGLMVNPENAELQRSELADPKAEVQISQTRQDLFLAAATQFWDWVTAVKLAEVQRRAVGVAEDRYRQVEGRAKAGAVAPLDVVEANQEVQRRREVAIAVQRLVEQEQLKLSMFLWDNNAPVPPPLDRAPNFPSAMLVPAPDTIIAHKLQAKVDRPEVKEIGIEAKLNNIDLELAKNNLLPSLDAEAAPARAPEKFVLGLGYRFGLELKIPILQRKSRGEVLEAQGKADRFVFMQQFREQQVLIDVDNALSALERAKERVATAAESLRLAKTLEEGERFRFSLGATSVLFVNLRERNSVDSEVQVIRAKADYQKAQALYQWAIGAWARTTPFVTPVTYRARD, encoded by the coding sequence ATGCATTCCCGTCACTATCTTCCAGTCGTACTGCTCCTGGGTTCGATCGGGCTCTGTCCCTTCCCCACTTCTGCGGAAGAGCCGATGAAATCGAAATCGCTCCCGCCGATTCCCTTGAGCGTCGATGAGATTCACGCCTGGATCGATCGTTCGCACCCACTCCTCAGGGGAGCCGGTACAGAGAAAACCATGGCGCGAGGGAAAATGCTCAAGGCCCTAGGCGCCTTTGAGCCCACCCTCATCAACGATACGGAGCTTGAGCGGTTCATCTCCAGTTCAAACCCGGGCAAAGGCACCCAAACGGTGGGATTCAACGACACGCTTATCGAGGCCCGCCACCCCTGGGGCTTCCGCTACAGTGCCGGAGTCCGTGAAGCCATCGGCAATGCCAAGATTCCCGATCTTTCATTCGGCGGAGGCAACAACCAAGTCCTCCTCGGAGGCTTCATCCCGCTGCTTCGAGGCCTCATGGTAAATCCCGAGAATGCCGAACTCCAACGATCCGAACTGGCCGACCCAAAGGCCGAGGTGCAGATCTCTCAAACGAGACAGGACCTGTTTCTTGCCGCAGCCACACAGTTTTGGGATTGGGTCACTGCAGTAAAACTTGCGGAGGTGCAGCGCCGGGCCGTAGGAGTGGCCGAAGACCGGTATCGACAGGTCGAGGGCCGCGCCAAGGCAGGGGCCGTCGCGCCGCTCGACGTGGTCGAGGCCAATCAGGAAGTGCAGCGCCGCCGCGAGGTGGCCATCGCCGTGCAGCGGCTGGTAGAGCAAGAACAGCTGAAGCTGTCCATGTTCCTCTGGGATAATAATGCGCCCGTCCCGCCGCCTCTGGATCGAGCCCCGAACTTTCCGTCGGCGATGCTCGTGCCGGCGCCTGACACGATCATTGCCCATAAACTCCAAGCGAAAGTCGATCGGCCGGAGGTCAAGGAAATCGGCATCGAAGCTAAACTCAACAACATCGATCTGGAGCTGGCCAAGAACAACCTCCTCCCCAGCCTGGATGCTGAGGCAGCGCCCGCCCGTGCGCCGGAGAAGTTCGTGCTGGGGCTCGGCTACCGCTTTGGACTGGAACTCAAGATTCCGATCCTCCAGCGAAAGAGCCGCGGCGAAGTCCTGGAAGCGCAAGGCAAGGCAGATCGATTTGTCTTCATGCAGCAATTCCGCGAGCAACAAGTGCTCATCGACGTCGATAATGCCCTCTCTGCTCTCGAACGTGCCAAGGAACGTGTCGCGACCGCGGCGGAATCCCTCCGCCTGGCCAAAACCCTTGAAGAAGGGGAGCGTTTCCGGTTTAGCCTTGGAGCCACCAGTGTCCTCTTCGTCAATTTACGCGAACGGAATTCGGTCGACTCAGAAGTCCAGGTCATCCGCGCCAAGGCGGACTATCAGAAGGCCCAGGCCTTGTACCAATGGGCCATCGGAGCCTGGGCTAGAACCACACCGTTTGTGACTCCCGTGACCTATCGCGCAAGAGATTGA
- a CDS encoding biotin/lipoyl-binding protein encodes MARFTQDLRNKVRSLVRRGTGLDEIGIDELATSRKLQSWEAVQIPERLRFSSRLAIKLVLLFLLIIAFVPWTQTITVSGQLSAYTPSERPQYIEAQITGRIKKWHIFEGVRVKQGDLILELEDYDPSFMSPDLLSFLDQRRKALDQSRKAALARAEQLDKRIKEMQNLVKSAVPSAQARVIESENKVREAYQKVEAAKIAVATAELNMDRHKQLAEQGLVSQRELELTIQSALATKADLSGAQANLKGAEQAMKALGFGRDQVSAEVLQRLLDAEAAREASIGEAAKATDQLADVSLRMSNAEQRRLAGHVLSPIDGTVVKMAQAGAGETVRPGDKLVMLSPASADKALEMVADGMDAPLLNVGRKVRVLFYGIPAIPLPAWPEIMAGTYGGVIKVIDQVDDGKGNFRFWVVPDPDDRAWPPQEHVRQGTKAMGWVILNRVPLWYEIWRRFNLFPPDYQERPPSLIDTLLPKAGRGAK; translated from the coding sequence GTGGCACGCTTCACACAGGATTTGCGAAACAAAGTTCGCTCCCTCGTCAGGCGGGGCACCGGCCTGGATGAGATCGGCATCGACGAACTTGCGACCTCCAGAAAACTTCAGTCCTGGGAAGCGGTCCAAATCCCCGAGCGGCTTCGATTTTCTTCGCGCCTCGCCATCAAACTCGTACTCCTGTTTCTCTTGATCATCGCCTTCGTGCCTTGGACTCAGACGATTACCGTCAGCGGACAACTCTCCGCCTATACGCCCTCCGAACGTCCGCAGTATATTGAAGCGCAGATTACCGGACGGATCAAGAAGTGGCACATCTTTGAGGGGGTGCGCGTCAAGCAAGGCGATCTCATTCTTGAGTTGGAGGACTACGACCCCAGTTTCATGTCTCCGGACCTCCTCTCCTTCTTAGACCAACGACGCAAGGCATTGGATCAAAGTCGCAAGGCGGCGCTCGCCCGCGCCGAACAATTGGATAAACGGATCAAGGAGATGCAGAACCTCGTTAAGTCCGCGGTCCCGTCCGCCCAGGCACGCGTGATCGAATCTGAGAATAAGGTCCGGGAGGCCTACCAGAAAGTCGAAGCAGCAAAAATTGCGGTCGCAACAGCCGAGTTGAATATGGACCGGCACAAACAGTTAGCGGAACAGGGCCTCGTGTCGCAACGCGAACTCGAGTTGACCATTCAATCGGCGCTGGCCACCAAAGCCGATCTGAGCGGAGCACAAGCCAACCTCAAGGGAGCAGAACAGGCCATGAAGGCTCTCGGATTCGGCCGCGACCAGGTCAGCGCAGAAGTCCTGCAACGATTGCTCGACGCAGAAGCGGCCCGTGAGGCCTCTATCGGCGAAGCAGCAAAAGCCACCGATCAACTGGCCGATGTCTCACTGCGGATGTCCAACGCGGAACAACGCCGGCTCGCCGGGCACGTCCTCTCCCCGATCGATGGCACCGTGGTAAAGATGGCTCAAGCCGGTGCCGGTGAGACCGTCCGCCCCGGGGACAAACTCGTGATGCTTTCTCCGGCGAGTGCCGACAAAGCCCTTGAGATGGTGGCTGACGGAATGGACGCCCCGCTGCTCAACGTAGGCCGGAAGGTACGCGTCTTGTTTTATGGGATTCCAGCTATTCCTCTCCCAGCTTGGCCGGAGATCATGGCAGGAACCTATGGTGGCGTCATCAAGGTCATCGACCAAGTCGACGACGGCAAGGGAAACTTTCGTTTCTGGGTAGTCCCGGATCCAGACGATCGGGCCTGGCCTCCACAAGAACATGTCCGCCAGGGGACCAAAGCCATGGGATGGGTCATCTTAAACCGGGTCCCCCTGTGGTACGAGATCTGGCGGCGCTTCAATCTCTTCCCGCCGGATTATCAAGAACGCCCACCGAGCCTCATCGACACGCTCTTGCCAAAAGCAGGGCGAGGTGCGAAATAA
- the purE gene encoding 5-(carboxyamino)imidazole ribonucleotide mutase, whose amino-acid sequence MQLKTVDRSHPLVGVLGGSKSDFPILEKAVAMLTDLGVPSELLVVSAHRTPDRLFAYAEQAPDRGIEVIIAGAGGAAHLPGMLAAKTHLPVIGVPIPTENLRGLDSLLSIVQMPRGIPVATVAIGGAENAGLLAAQILAGRYPAIADRVKLFRQTQTDSVLQSPEAKGLVVNTKGSGRPSRRP is encoded by the coding sequence TTGCAACTAAAAACGGTGGATCGCTCGCATCCCTTGGTCGGGGTGTTGGGCGGAAGTAAATCCGATTTTCCGATTTTAGAGAAGGCCGTGGCGATGCTGACGGATCTGGGGGTTCCAAGCGAACTCCTGGTTGTCTCGGCGCACCGGACTCCGGATCGCTTGTTCGCCTATGCAGAACAGGCTCCCGACCGGGGGATCGAAGTGATTATTGCCGGAGCCGGCGGGGCGGCCCATCTCCCCGGGATGCTGGCTGCGAAGACGCATCTGCCGGTCATTGGAGTGCCGATCCCGACGGAGAATCTTCGCGGACTGGACTCCCTCCTCTCCATCGTACAGATGCCACGAGGGATCCCCGTCGCCACCGTGGCGATCGGCGGGGCGGAGAATGCCGGTTTGCTGGCGGCGCAAATCTTGGCAGGCCGGTATCCAGCGATTGCCGACCGTGTGAAGTTATTCCGTCAAACACAGACGGACAGCGTACTCCAGTCTCCTGAGGCGAAGGGCCTGGTGGTCAACACGAAAGGCTCAGGCCGCCCGAGTCGCCGGCCGTGA
- a CDS encoding 5-(carboxyamino)imidazole ribonucleotide synthase: MKAEVVEPGSVLGVLGGGQLGAMFTMAARRLGYQVAVWDPDPEAPAHRFATHNFSVPFHDQPSLVRFADLVSAVTYEWENIPAELCRALEQRKPVRPSSAVLNVIQDRLEQKGFLASNGFPVPSFATLTAPDQLAATVRQVGYPAFCKTATAGYDGKGQWRIGQESDVQEVERALLESVRPGMRWIVESYVPFERELSILVVRGSDGQSCTYPLAENAHEEGILRTTMVPALTSLILAERAAALARQVVDRLEGVGVFCLELFQLPSGELLINEIAPRPHNSGHYTLDACSVSQFEQQVRTASGMPLGEVRLLSPAVMVNLIGNDVAAITHGSGCRALLGIPGAVLHLYGKREIRSRRKMGHVTFLGETVGLALDRAKPFRDGLANGFLPSA; the protein is encoded by the coding sequence GTGAAGGCAGAGGTCGTCGAGCCAGGCTCCGTTCTCGGTGTTCTGGGCGGCGGACAATTGGGCGCCATGTTCACCATGGCCGCTCGCCGTCTTGGTTATCAGGTCGCCGTGTGGGACCCCGATCCAGAGGCGCCTGCCCATCGTTTTGCCACACACAACTTTTCAGTACCCTTTCACGATCAGCCCAGTCTTGTGCGGTTTGCCGACCTGGTCAGCGCCGTGACCTATGAATGGGAAAATATTCCTGCGGAACTCTGTCGTGCGTTGGAGCAGCGGAAACCGGTTCGTCCGTCGAGTGCCGTCCTAAACGTGATTCAGGATCGCCTCGAACAAAAGGGGTTCTTGGCCTCCAACGGATTCCCCGTTCCTTCGTTTGCCACCCTGACAGCACCCGATCAATTAGCGGCAACCGTCCGACAGGTTGGCTATCCCGCATTCTGTAAGACGGCGACGGCCGGTTATGACGGCAAAGGCCAGTGGCGCATTGGTCAGGAGTCCGATGTGCAGGAGGTGGAGCGGGCATTATTGGAATCCGTCCGCCCCGGCATGCGGTGGATCGTGGAGTCGTATGTGCCGTTTGAACGTGAACTCTCGATCCTGGTGGTCCGTGGATCGGATGGGCAGAGTTGTACCTATCCGTTGGCTGAGAATGCACATGAAGAGGGGATACTTCGGACCACCATGGTGCCGGCGTTGACCTCTCTCATTCTGGCCGAACGAGCGGCCGCTCTTGCACGTCAGGTCGTGGATCGTCTGGAAGGGGTCGGGGTCTTCTGCCTCGAATTATTTCAGCTGCCTAGCGGAGAACTGCTCATCAACGAAATCGCGCCTCGGCCCCATAACTCCGGCCACTATACGCTTGATGCCTGCAGTGTGTCTCAGTTTGAGCAACAGGTTCGTACGGCGAGTGGGATGCCGCTTGGTGAAGTGCGTTTGCTGAGCCCTGCCGTTATGGTGAATCTCATCGGGAATGATGTCGCGGCGATTACACATGGATCAGGCTGTCGAGCCTTGCTGGGTATCCCAGGTGCGGTGCTCCACCTCTATGGTAAACGTGAGATTCGTTCCCGTCGCAAAATGGGACATGTCACGTTTCTCGGCGAGACCGTCGGTCTTGCGCTCGATCGTGCGAAACCATTTCGTGACGGCCTGGCGAACGGTTTCCTCCCCTCAGCATAA
- a CDS encoding ATP-binding protein: protein MSSCAVPSENRAEPLLDDSRYESAISRPRYVVLQSLVGVMLAYQLLSGGELFASHVTSEVMVGGLAAMVLCLLLVPLSILQASWFSGALIGIDTLFVTATIYLSGNARSDLYLSYFLLMLIAASVRRLSHVIAFSLLLCAGYGFTLYQGVVQTGSLTVGHLMGVPVLLVMATFYGLALQTIGTERQQKSFLMESIETLKETEQALQGSRDQLEARIKALKGDLSRANEQVRQEQQERQGLETQLLEAQKMEAIGRVAGGIASELNHLVSVIGRQTGVVLSSLKAGDPLYRPVDDIFRSGGRAAALTAQLSGLGLHDGHFRQVLSVKAVLEEIRGVIRGLLPASIELDLVIDHAPMDVEVDREGLEQVLLHLAVNAREAMSQGGRLRIEAKPLSSGHETVSVSGEGRHQSKVLIQVSDTGSGMSLETQSHMFEPFFSTKEMNVGLGLTAVYGIVKQSAGQVEVVSQPGQGTVVRVVLPRAPQGRPLAPSLQPQVSAKGQETVLLVDANEIDRKLALSTLLRHRYQVLEASSSVEALLLTQQHPGSVHVTVSDLIMPEIGGRDLATRLLAQHPMMKPLFVSGYDDQAMVSHRLNPKYLLRRPYRQTGLVEKVRELLDA from the coding sequence ATGAGCAGTTGCGCGGTTCCTTCTGAAAATCGTGCTGAGCCGCTGTTGGATGACTCGCGGTACGAGAGTGCAATTTCACGTCCACGATATGTCGTGCTTCAGTCGCTGGTTGGGGTCATGTTGGCCTACCAGCTATTATCAGGAGGAGAGCTTTTCGCAAGCCATGTGACGAGCGAAGTGATGGTCGGCGGGTTGGCGGCGATGGTGCTGTGTCTGTTGTTGGTGCCGCTCTCAATTCTACAGGCTTCATGGTTCAGCGGAGCGCTGATCGGGATCGATACGCTGTTCGTCACTGCGACAATCTACCTGTCCGGTAATGCTCGCTCGGATCTCTATCTGTCGTATTTCCTGCTCATGCTCATTGCCGCTTCGGTGCGGCGGCTCTCCCACGTGATCGCCTTTTCCCTGCTGCTCTGTGCCGGATATGGATTCACCCTCTATCAAGGGGTCGTCCAAACTGGTTCATTGACGGTCGGGCATCTGATGGGGGTGCCGGTATTATTGGTGATGGCAACATTCTACGGACTCGCGTTGCAAACAATTGGGACTGAACGGCAACAGAAGTCATTCTTGATGGAGAGTATCGAGACCTTGAAAGAAACTGAGCAGGCCTTGCAGGGTTCGCGTGACCAGTTGGAGGCCCGTATCAAGGCGCTCAAGGGGGATCTCTCACGAGCGAATGAGCAAGTCCGGCAGGAGCAGCAAGAGCGGCAAGGTCTGGAGACGCAATTACTTGAAGCGCAGAAGATGGAGGCGATCGGTCGAGTTGCCGGTGGGATTGCCAGCGAACTCAATCATCTGGTGTCCGTGATCGGGCGGCAGACGGGCGTTGTCCTCTCCTCTCTCAAGGCGGGCGACCCGCTGTATCGGCCGGTCGATGACATCTTTCGGAGTGGAGGCCGGGCAGCAGCCCTGACGGCGCAATTGTCCGGACTGGGCCTCCATGACGGCCACTTTCGGCAGGTGCTGTCGGTCAAGGCCGTGCTGGAGGAGATTCGTGGGGTGATCAGAGGGTTGCTGCCTGCGTCGATTGAGCTGGATCTAGTCATCGACCATGCACCGATGGATGTCGAGGTTGACCGTGAAGGACTCGAACAGGTTCTGCTGCATCTTGCGGTCAATGCGCGGGAAGCCATGTCACAGGGAGGCCGGCTTCGGATTGAAGCGAAGCCTCTGTCCAGTGGGCATGAGACTGTATCGGTGAGTGGTGAGGGGAGGCATCAGTCCAAGGTGCTGATTCAAGTGAGCGATACGGGAAGCGGGATGAGTCTCGAGACCCAGTCGCACATGTTTGAGCCCTTCTTCTCCACAAAAGAAATGAATGTGGGACTTGGACTCACCGCAGTCTATGGCATCGTGAAACAAAGTGCAGGCCAGGTCGAGGTGGTGAGTCAGCCAGGCCAAGGCACCGTGGTGCGGGTGGTGTTGCCCCGTGCCCCACAGGGTCGGCCGCTCGCGCCATCGCTTCAGCCTCAGGTTTCCGCCAAAGGCCAGGAGACGGTGCTCTTGGTGGATGCAAATGAAATTGACCGCAAGCTCGCACTCTCCACGCTATTGCGGCATCGCTATCAGGTTTTGGAGGCGAGCTCGTCCGTTGAAGCGTTGCTGCTCACGCAGCAACATCCTGGATCCGTCCATGTGACCGTGAGCGATCTCATCATGCCGGAGATTGGTGGGCGTGACTTAGCCACACGGTTGCTGGCGCAACATCCGATGATGAAACCGCTCTTCGTCTCTGGTTATGATGATCAGGCGATGGTATCGCATCGACTCAACCCGAAATACCTCTTGCGGCGCCCCTATCGACAAACTGGGTTGGTGGAAAAGGTGCGTGAACTGCTCGATGCATGA
- a CDS encoding rhomboid family intramembrane serine protease: MIPLHDDNPTELTPVVTVTSIAACVFVFLYQISLPVGPDNTFVFQYGAIPALVFGQAGLSETSVAIPPYATLITSMFLHGGWMHLIGNMLYLWVFGNNIEDVMGHTKYALFYLTCGILAALSHAVTDPSSTVPMVGASGAISGVLGAYVLLFPRARVLVLIPGLGLTKVAAGFVLGMWFVMQLFSGGMSIGSTGGGVAFFAHIGGFLAGMALIGLFKRPNVPFFGASDRSG; this comes from the coding sequence GTGATCCCTCTGCACGACGATAACCCGACCGAGCTGACGCCGGTGGTCACAGTTACTTCTATCGCGGCCTGCGTCTTCGTCTTTCTCTATCAGATCAGCCTTCCTGTCGGCCCTGACAATACCTTCGTCTTCCAGTACGGAGCGATCCCGGCGCTTGTGTTCGGACAGGCAGGCCTCTCCGAAACGAGTGTGGCCATCCCCCCCTATGCCACGTTGATCACGAGCATGTTTCTCCACGGCGGCTGGATGCACCTCATCGGCAATATGCTCTACCTCTGGGTCTTCGGGAACAACATCGAAGACGTCATGGGGCATACGAAATACGCGCTGTTCTACCTGACATGCGGAATCCTCGCCGCCTTGAGTCACGCCGTAACCGATCCGTCTTCAACTGTTCCTATGGTCGGAGCCAGCGGCGCCATTTCCGGTGTCTTAGGCGCCTATGTGTTGTTGTTCCCGCGAGCCCGCGTGCTGGTGTTGATACCGGGCCTGGGTCTCACGAAGGTGGCGGCTGGTTTCGTCCTCGGCATGTGGTTTGTGATGCAACTCTTCAGTGGCGGAATGAGCATCGGCAGCACAGGTGGAGGTGTGGCCTTCTTCGCCCATATCGGCGGATTTCTCGCTGGAATGGCGCTGATCGGTCTGTTCAAGCGCCCGAACGTACCCTTCTTTGGCGCAAGCGACAGAAGCGGGTGA
- a CDS encoding LOG family protein, with the protein MDNPMKTSQTRSRALPSNEELLGQIRLLLDSPEDDLQAAIMKELLAGTLRLHDAHLDALDLKIVNRAVKELRHAFRVFHDYRDRRKISIFGSARTASDDPNYQMAFQFSRQIVEEGFMVITGGADGIMRACQEGAGRENSFGVNIMLPFEQGPNATIADDPKLVTFKYFFTRKLIFQKEANAIALFPGGFGTHDEGFEILTLAQTGKSDPQPIVCLQAPGCDYWDDWYGFVTRQLLARKLINPEDLSLFKITTSVDEAIDEIKHFYRRFHSIRYVGRLLTMRLQTAISPEQVAALHDTFGDLLSEGTFELRGPLPEELDEPDLRDLSRLTFISNRRSASRLRQLIDHLNNL; encoded by the coding sequence ATGGATAACCCAATGAAGACCTCCCAGACCCGTTCCCGAGCCCTCCCTTCGAACGAGGAGTTGCTCGGTCAGATTCGCCTCCTGCTCGACAGCCCGGAAGACGATCTGCAAGCCGCAATTATGAAGGAACTCCTGGCCGGGACGCTTCGGCTTCACGATGCCCATCTGGATGCCTTGGACCTCAAGATCGTGAACCGCGCCGTCAAAGAGCTACGCCACGCCTTCCGTGTCTTTCATGACTACCGTGATCGACGCAAAATCAGCATCTTCGGATCGGCCCGCACGGCCTCGGATGACCCCAACTATCAGATGGCCTTCCAATTTTCCCGTCAGATCGTCGAAGAAGGGTTCATGGTCATTACCGGAGGGGCTGACGGGATTATGCGGGCATGTCAGGAAGGCGCCGGCCGCGAGAACAGCTTCGGGGTGAACATCATGCTGCCCTTCGAGCAGGGCCCGAATGCCACGATTGCCGATGACCCCAAGCTCGTCACCTTCAAATACTTCTTCACGCGCAAACTGATCTTTCAGAAAGAGGCCAATGCAATTGCCTTGTTCCCTGGCGGCTTTGGCACGCATGACGAAGGCTTTGAGATTCTGACCCTCGCCCAAACCGGCAAGAGCGACCCTCAGCCGATCGTCTGCCTCCAGGCTCCCGGGTGCGACTATTGGGACGACTGGTACGGCTTCGTCACACGCCAACTGCTGGCTCGTAAACTGATCAACCCTGAAGATCTCAGCCTCTTCAAAATCACCACATCCGTGGACGAGGCCATCGATGAGATCAAACACTTCTATCGCCGATTCCATTCCATCCGGTATGTAGGACGCTTGTTGACCATGCGGTTACAAACCGCCATCTCCCCCGAACAGGTGGCCGCCCTTCATGATACATTCGGCGATCTTTTGTCCGAGGGCACCTTTGAGCTGCGCGGTCCACTTCCCGAAGAACTCGACGAACCGGACTTGAGGGACTTATCTCGTTTAACCTTCATCTCCAACCGCCGAAGCGCCAGTCGGCTGCGTCAGCTCATCGACCATCTCAACAATCTCTGA
- a CDS encoding CBS domain-containing protein — protein sequence MMTPGVVQIPGDISVSEAALLLEREQAPCLLVKDTDAQFGLMTPTDIVKKVVAQGLEPHDIEVRAIMTRPVQFIEYDQALADASVLMMATGTSLLIVTKQNQPVGVLTAQDLMLTPARRRTKIHSVVSVVGRASAQGLNYNAMIIQLNHVGALVESATKLIPKTNVVLAFSISGQNTPLTIRGKVLASESLEAEPAETASGSRTWHVDIQFTDLSSSDLSRIRAWALQTMPPSLDRS from the coding sequence ATGATGACGCCAGGAGTCGTGCAAATTCCCGGGGATATTTCCGTCAGCGAGGCGGCGCTGCTACTTGAACGAGAACAGGCCCCCTGCCTGCTGGTGAAGGATACCGACGCGCAGTTCGGGCTGATGACGCCGACCGATATCGTCAAGAAAGTTGTCGCGCAAGGGCTCGAACCGCACGATATCGAAGTCCGGGCGATCATGACACGCCCGGTGCAATTCATCGAATACGACCAGGCCTTAGCAGACGCCTCGGTCCTCATGATGGCGACAGGGACATCGCTCTTGATCGTCACCAAACAGAACCAACCGGTTGGGGTCCTTACGGCACAAGACCTCATGCTCACGCCGGCCCGGCGCCGCACGAAAATTCACTCAGTGGTGAGTGTGGTCGGACGCGCATCGGCTCAGGGGCTCAACTATAATGCCATGATCATCCAACTGAACCATGTCGGCGCATTAGTCGAATCGGCGACGAAGCTCATACCAAAAACGAACGTCGTACTGGCGTTTTCCATTTCCGGTCAAAACACGCCCCTGACGATTCGAGGAAAAGTGCTGGCCAGCGAGAGTCTCGAAGCAGAACCAGCTGAGACCGCGAGCGGCTCCCGTACCTGGCATGTCGATATTCAATTCACGGATCTCTCGTCGTCCGACCTCTCACGCATCAGGGCCTGGGCGCTTCAGACCATGCCGCCCTCCCTCGATCGTTCCTGA
- a CDS encoding DUF692 family protein — MVDHDLVFQDFHCRLRPISPLGMGLSVDVYSPDVFELATQLKERGLRPGYLEVFKATTTALATVRQALPEMSLAYHGEGLWITQPDVQASPFFQQDVGEMVTQLNSIQSLWLNHECAMKQMAGYSFGTYVPPLYTPLSAEVVADNIATIQAAMDRQGRRADGTAPLFLLEMPPLTYFSPGTVPIPHFFRLVTARVPCGLVLDIGHLWTVYRYTAARRRTSLAQFVKEFLDEFPLERVVEIHVAGLACHESSDGAERGEGLPEWIDAHAAPIPSVLFTMLDQVLAHPNLVSLRAVALEVDTKPIEMIVEEYAEAVRRFSPVVQQAMARGMAAAWPMDGMRPSCSVPKPMHESDRQQLRDDYARYAQIISGKIPATGQEWQAVAADQAGLTSYRMSYLPHEILHWGGDLVEMFPQTCKLLAERGVCLTEFVSFWFRAPRPITQSYDFFLLKIDRFLEFVTESAPDVGIAAQQEGDQLRLAYAQANEVGERVLEMEPSV; from the coding sequence ATGGTCGATCACGATTTGGTTTTTCAGGACTTTCACTGCCGACTCAGGCCGATCTCTCCGCTGGGGATGGGGCTGTCGGTCGACGTCTACTCCCCCGATGTGTTCGAGCTGGCGACACAGCTCAAGGAGCGAGGCCTCCGGCCTGGCTATCTCGAAGTTTTTAAAGCGACCACGACTGCCCTGGCAACGGTTCGACAGGCGCTGCCGGAGATGTCGCTGGCCTACCATGGGGAAGGCCTCTGGATCACGCAGCCGGATGTTCAGGCCTCTCCATTTTTTCAGCAGGATGTCGGCGAGATGGTCACGCAGCTCAATAGCATTCAGAGTCTCTGGCTGAATCATGAATGTGCCATGAAGCAAATGGCAGGCTACTCCTTTGGCACCTATGTGCCGCCACTCTATACGCCGCTGAGCGCCGAAGTGGTGGCCGACAATATTGCGACGATTCAGGCGGCGATGGATCGACAGGGGCGCCGGGCAGACGGGACCGCGCCACTGTTTCTGTTGGAAATGCCGCCGCTCACATATTTTTCCCCTGGCACGGTCCCTATCCCTCATTTTTTCCGGCTCGTCACCGCGCGAGTGCCCTGCGGTCTCGTGTTGGATATCGGGCACCTCTGGACGGTCTATCGCTATACGGCTGCCCGTCGACGAACGTCCCTCGCTCAATTCGTGAAGGAGTTCCTCGACGAATTTCCTCTGGAGCGGGTGGTCGAGATCCACGTGGCCGGGCTGGCCTGCCATGAGTCAAGTGATGGGGCTGAGCGGGGGGAGGGGCTTCCTGAATGGATCGACGCCCATGCTGCGCCGATTCCCTCAGTCCTCTTCACCATGCTCGACCAGGTTCTGGCCCATCCGAACCTCGTGAGCCTCAGGGCGGTGGCGCTTGAAGTGGATACGAAGCCGATCGAGATGATCGTGGAGGAATATGCGGAGGCCGTTCGGCGTTTCTCACCCGTCGTTCAGCAGGCGATGGCCCGAGGAATGGCAGCGGCATGGCCGATGGACGGGATGCGTCCTTCATGTTCAGTTCCGAAGCCGATGCACGAGTCTGACCGACAACAGTTGCGTGACGACTATGCGCGTTATGCGCAAATCATCTCAGGGAAAATTCCCGCTACGGGTCAGGAATGGCAGGCGGTGGCCGCGGATCAGGCAGGGCTCACATCCTATCGGATGTCCTATCTACCCCACGAGATCCTCCATTGGGGAGGAGACCTCGTCGAGATGTTTCCCCAGACCTGTAAGCTCCTCGCGGAGCGGGGTGTCTGCCTCACCGAGTTTGTGTCCTTCTGGTTTCGCGCGCCACGCCCGATCACGCAGTCCTACGATTTCTTTCTCCTGAAGATCGACCGGTTCCTCGAATTTGTGACGGAGTCTGCGCCGGACGTAGGGATCGCTGCTCAACAGGAAGGCGATCAGTTACGACTGGCCTATGCGCAGGCGAATGAAGTCGGAGAACGGGTGCTGGAGATGGAGCCATCCGTATGA